A genomic window from Punica granatum isolate Tunisia-2019 chromosome 2, ASM765513v2, whole genome shotgun sequence includes:
- the LOC116195799 gene encoding succinate dehydrogenase [ubiquinone] iron-sulfur subunit 2, mitochondrial-like, producing MATAMLRRTTTTISRLTSTGSGPSAPARLILSRLLASEVEAQKVEPHAKATSTTKTFSIYRWNPDNPTKPELQDYQIDLKECGPMVLDALIKIKNEIDPSLTFRRSCREGICGSCAMNIDGCNGLACLTKIQSSGSATTITPLPHMFVIKDLVVDMTNFYNQYKSIEPWLKRKNPPSVPGKEILQSKKDRAKLDGMYECILCACCSTSCPSYWWNPESYLGPAALLHANRWISDSRDEYTKERLDAINDEFKLYRCHTILNCARACPKGLNPGKQIINIKQLQLTK from the exons ATGGCGACCGCCATGCTCCGTCGGACAACCACCACCATCTCCCGGCTCACATCCACTGGCTCCGGCCCATCCGCGCCGGCGCGGCTCATCCTCTCGAGGCTGCTCGCGAGCGAGGTGGAGGCCCAGAAGGTGGAGCCCCATGCAAAGGCGACGTCGACCACGAAGACCTTCTCAATCTACCGGTGGAACCCCGACAACCCGACGAAGCCGGAGCTGCAGGACTACCAGATCGACCTCAAGGAGTGCGGGCCCATGGTCCTCGACGCCCTCATCAAGATCAAGAACGAGATCGACCCTTCCCTCACCTTCCGCCGCTCCTGCCGGGAGGGGATCTGCGGGTCCTGCGCCATGAACATCGACGGCTGCAACGGCCTCGCCTGCCTCACCAAGATCCAGTCCTCCGGCTCCGCCACCACCATCACTCCCCTGCCCCACATGTTCGTGATCAAGGACCTTGTCGTCGACATGACCAACTTCTACAACCAGTACAAGAGCATCGAGCCCTGGCTCAAGAGGAAGAACCCGCCCTCGGTCCCCGGGAAGGAGATCCTTCAGAGCAAGAAGGACCGCGCGAAGCTCGATGGCATGTACGAGTGCATCCTTTGCGCTTGTTGCAGCACGTCGTGCCCCAGCTACTGGTGGAACCCCGAGTCTTACCTGGGCCCTGCTGCTCTGCTCCATGCTAATAG GTGGATAAGTGACAGCCGAGATGAGTACACAAAGGAACGACTTGATGCTATAAACGATGAGTTCAAGCTCTACAGGTGCCACACAATCTTGAACTGTGCTCGAGCCTGCCCTAAGGGCCTGAATCCTGGGAAGCAAATCATAAACATTAAGCAGCTCCAGCTGACGAAGTAG